GCAAGTTTGTTTCCTGCATGTGATCCACCATTAATGACATTGAAAGCTGGAACAGGCAAAACCAGGTTTTTGTTACCAGCAATGTTTGCAATATGCTTGTCTAGAGGAATTTTTAGGACATTGGCACCAGCTTTGCACACTGCAAGAGATACTGCCAATATAGCATTAGCCTCAAGCTTTTGTTTGCACCAACCCCACTCATTAACAGTTCCATCAAGCTTCTGAACCATGAAGTTGTCAATATCTGTCTGCTTAGTTGGATCCTTTCCGATCAATGCTGGGGCAATGATGGTGTTCACATTGTCAACAGCCTTTGATACACCTTTTCCAAGGTAGTCAGATCCTCCATCTCTTAACTCAAGAGCCTCGTAAATTCCGGTGGATGCACCGCTAGGAACAGCGGCTCTAGCAAAAGTTCCATCAGAGACAGTTATATCAATCTCAACGGTAGGATTGCCACGGCTGTGGAAGATCTGACGAGCCTTGATGGAAGTAATAGCGGCCATAGCGGAGAAGAAATCGATGTGAAATTGAGATCTGAATGAAGAAGAATGAGAGAGTGAAGGGAAGTTTTTAACACTGCGTATGCAGGAATTTAAGCAAATGGTAAAAAACTTCCTCT
This portion of the Trifolium pratense cultivar HEN17-A07 linkage group LG3, ARS_RC_1.1, whole genome shotgun sequence genome encodes:
- the LOC123913711 gene encoding enolase-like — translated: MAAITSIKARQIFHSRGNPTVEIDITVSDGTFARAAVPSGASTGIYEALELRDGGSDYLGKGVSKAVDNVNTIIAPALIGKDPTKQTDIDNFMVQKLDGTVNEWGWCKQKLEANAILAVSLAVCKAGANVLKIPLDKHIANIAGNKNLVLPVPAFNVINGGSHAGNKLAMQEFMVLPVGASSFKEAMKMGVEVYHHLKAVIKKKYGQDAINVGDEGGFAPNIQENKEGLELLKSAIDKASFVRMS